In Rhodoferax koreense, a genomic segment contains:
- a CDS encoding acyltransferase family protein — MQPRPAGPTEFRADINGLRAWAVAAVVLYHFAVPGFSGGFAGVDVFFVISGYLMTGIIIKGLERQVEDTSFDIWKFYLARAIRIIPALLTLCSALMAVGWFFLPPVEYALLSKHAVSALGFFSNIIYFIEIDYFNIDAHYKWLLHTWSLSVEWQFYLVLPILLALLWKVAPGRKNARIAVVLAIFISLAASISASELNPSFAFYLLPTRAWQMLVGGLVFLAPMDLQRSRRTQLTVEATGFLLLILSIGIFTTQTVWPSWRALIPTLGAALVLVANNARSAWTGTRIAQWLGKCSYSIYLWHWPLVVGLFYADSSKNALAVSCGLVATAVLGWLSYRFVEQPTARSLRLMTPVKGWGTIGAPVVVLAAAGIAIKLGNGIPTHMSERYQKIIGETQLPLSSNGWCFYSVDTNPALSVGANGLTCHLGAKGAAAKVLLFGDSFAGHNEPFWDQIGRKENFDVNAVTTNWCAPALNADFVGPTPGRAFEQCLINRKYFRESVKDYDMVVMGGNWIETLRNKQLAGFEEAVSFASTHSATVVIMPSPPRYDANLGLKFARNLANGVDFNIEKYTMKENHAITEANLAIKNIASKYKNVIYLDQEEVFPKSGTNLLDGTVLPLSFDGAHISIFGARTSAEFFAKTQAYKLVIRSLREPQFPNSSAVASGRP, encoded by the coding sequence ATGCAACCGAGGCCTGCCGGTCCAACAGAATTTCGTGCCGACATCAATGGGCTGCGCGCCTGGGCGGTTGCCGCAGTGGTCCTATACCACTTCGCTGTTCCAGGATTCAGCGGCGGATTTGCTGGCGTAGACGTCTTTTTTGTAATTTCCGGATACTTGATGACCGGAATCATTATCAAAGGCCTCGAAAGGCAAGTCGAGGACACATCTTTCGACATCTGGAAATTCTATCTCGCGCGCGCTATCCGAATTATTCCAGCGCTGCTTACGCTGTGCTCTGCGTTGATGGCCGTAGGCTGGTTCTTCTTGCCACCGGTTGAATACGCCTTACTTTCTAAACACGCCGTCAGCGCACTAGGTTTTTTCAGCAACATCATTTATTTTATTGAAATAGACTACTTTAATATTGATGCACATTACAAATGGTTGCTGCATACATGGTCTCTGTCCGTAGAATGGCAATTCTACCTTGTTCTACCCATATTATTGGCCTTACTGTGGAAGGTCGCACCTGGTAGAAAAAACGCAAGGATAGCGGTCGTACTAGCTATTTTCATTTCCCTGGCAGCGTCGATATCTGCATCAGAATTAAATCCGAGCTTTGCCTTCTATCTATTACCAACCAGGGCGTGGCAAATGCTGGTTGGAGGACTTGTCTTTTTAGCACCGATGGATTTGCAGCGCTCACGTCGTACTCAACTTACTGTCGAGGCGACAGGCTTCCTGTTACTAATATTGTCGATAGGTATTTTTACTACCCAAACGGTGTGGCCAAGTTGGCGGGCCCTAATCCCTACTTTAGGTGCGGCGCTAGTTCTCGTTGCAAATAATGCACGCTCTGCCTGGACAGGCACACGGATTGCGCAATGGTTGGGGAAGTGCTCTTATTCCATATATTTGTGGCACTGGCCGCTTGTCGTCGGACTTTTCTACGCTGACTCCAGCAAAAACGCATTGGCAGTGTCCTGTGGCCTCGTGGCGACCGCAGTGCTGGGCTGGCTTTCCTACCGATTTGTAGAGCAGCCAACTGCGAGATCTTTGCGCCTCATGACGCCGGTCAAAGGTTGGGGAACAATCGGTGCACCTGTTGTGGTGTTGGCTGCTGCGGGTATCGCCATCAAGCTTGGCAACGGTATTCCAACCCATATGAGTGAGCGCTATCAGAAAATCATAGGGGAAACTCAGCTGCCTTTATCTTCCAACGGCTGGTGTTTCTACTCAGTGGACACAAATCCAGCGCTGTCAGTCGGCGCAAACGGACTCACTTGTCATCTCGGCGCCAAGGGCGCAGCCGCGAAAGTCCTGTTATTCGGCGACTCATTTGCCGGACACAACGAACCATTTTGGGACCAGATAGGACGCAAAGAGAACTTCGACGTTAATGCGGTCACCACAAATTGGTGTGCGCCGGCGTTAAATGCAGATTTCGTAGGCCCCACACCGGGCCGCGCCTTCGAACAATGCTTAATTAATCGTAAATACTTTCGAGAAAGCGTTAAAGATTATGACATGGTGGTAATGGGAGGCAACTGGATTGAAACGCTTAGAAATAAGCAGCTGGCAGGTTTTGAGGAAGCCGTTTCCTTCGCATCCACTCATTCCGCAACCGTGGTCATCATGCCCTCTCCACCGCGATATGATGCAAATCTTGGGTTAAAGTTTGCACGCAATCTAGCAAATGGCGTAGATTTCAATATAGAAAAATACACAATGAAAGAAAATCACGCCATTACAGAAGCAAACCTAGCAATAAAAAATATTGCTTCCAAATACAAAAACGTGATTTATTTGGATCAAGAGGAGGTCTTCCCAAAGAGCGGAACCAATCTTCTTGATGGGACAGTATTGCCTCTAAGCTTCGACGGCGCGCATATAAGCATCTTTGGCGCGAGGACATCGGCTGAATTCTTTGCAAAAACTCAAGCTTATAAACTGGTCATCCGGAGCTTACGCGAGCCACAATTCCCGAATTCTTCCGCTGTTGCATCCGGTCGCCCGTAG